A genomic segment from Tuwongella immobilis encodes:
- a CDS encoding quinol:electron acceptor oxidoreductase subunit ActD has protein sequence MSTPETQSGSTTAHAEEYPRVPLVLGPQNFHRITQTISEIVENPQPKWWWPIFLVSATLMLSAVFSATYLITTGVGVWGSNIPVGWAFDITNFVFWIGIGHAGTLISAILFLFRQKWRTSINRFSEAMTIFAVICAGIYPGIHVGRFWYVWFMFPLPNANHIWPNFRSALLWDLFAVSTYFSVSLMFWYVGLIPDLATLRDRAKTKLRKLIFGFASLGWRGSTRHWRHYEIAYLMLAGLSTPLVLSVHSVVSFDFATSVIPGWHTTIFPPYFVAGAIFGGFAMVLTCMIPVREMYPKLKDLVNEGHMDVMAKFIVATGTLVGYAYLMELFIAWYSGSVYEQQTFFDRAFTGKYVWAYWIMMSCNLIIPQLLWIRWFRVTPMPLFIITVFVNIGMWYERFVIIVQSLAHDYLPGSWGTFYPSWVDWMQMIGDFGLFFTLTLLFIRFLPMIAMAEIKGVLTIANPHHGHADHGTNGHGTNGHGTNGHGTNGHGTNGHGTNGHGSNGHSDHTKEALDAPVPSFGIGEKNHAIMAEFDSPAGILKATKAVYAAGYRDIDAFTPYPVHGMIPAIGKTRSRISLFTLTGGLTGLFTALTMQYFLSAYYYPIMVDGKEYTSWEAFVPICFELTVLFAAICTVLGLFFLCDLPRLFSPKDEHPGFARVTDDGFYLTIDATDPKFDPVETPRLLRELGGHQVAIVKE, from the coding sequence GTGAGCACGCCTGAAACCCAATCGGGATCCACGACGGCCCACGCTGAGGAATATCCGCGTGTGCCACTGGTCCTGGGACCGCAGAATTTTCACCGGATCACGCAGACGATCTCCGAAATCGTCGAAAATCCGCAGCCGAAGTGGTGGTGGCCGATCTTCTTGGTCTCCGCCACGCTGATGCTGTCTGCCGTTTTCAGCGCGACCTACCTCATCACCACCGGGGTTGGGGTCTGGGGTAGCAATATCCCCGTCGGCTGGGCGTTTGACATCACCAACTTCGTGTTCTGGATCGGTATCGGTCACGCCGGTACCCTGATCTCGGCGATTCTGTTCCTGTTCCGTCAGAAGTGGCGGACCAGTATCAACCGCTTCTCCGAGGCCATGACGATCTTCGCGGTGATCTGCGCCGGGATCTACCCGGGCATCCACGTCGGTCGGTTCTGGTACGTGTGGTTCATGTTCCCGCTGCCCAACGCCAACCACATCTGGCCGAACTTCCGCTCGGCTCTGTTGTGGGACTTGTTCGCGGTGTCGACCTACTTCTCCGTGTCGCTGATGTTCTGGTATGTCGGGTTGATCCCCGACTTGGCGACGCTGCGTGATCGAGCCAAGACCAAGCTGCGCAAGCTGATTTTCGGCTTTGCCTCGCTCGGCTGGCGCGGGTCAACCCGCCATTGGCGGCACTATGAAATCGCGTATCTGATGTTGGCCGGTCTCTCGACCCCGCTGGTGCTCTCTGTGCACTCGGTCGTGTCGTTCGACTTCGCCACCTCGGTCATCCCCGGTTGGCACACGACGATCTTCCCGCCGTACTTCGTCGCGGGGGCCATCTTCGGTGGCTTCGCCATGGTGCTCACCTGCATGATCCCTGTTCGGGAAATGTATCCCAAGCTGAAGGATCTGGTGAACGAAGGCCATATGGACGTCATGGCGAAGTTCATTGTCGCCACGGGGACGCTGGTCGGTTACGCCTACCTGATGGAGTTGTTCATCGCCTGGTATTCCGGAAGCGTGTACGAACAACAAACCTTCTTCGATCGTGCCTTCACCGGTAAGTACGTCTGGGCATATTGGATCATGATGAGCTGCAACCTCATCATTCCGCAATTGCTCTGGATTCGCTGGTTCCGCGTGACTCCGATGCCGTTGTTCATCATCACCGTGTTTGTGAACATCGGGATGTGGTACGAACGGTTTGTCATCATCGTGCAATCGTTGGCCCATGACTACCTGCCAGGTAGCTGGGGCACCTTCTACCCGAGCTGGGTGGATTGGATGCAGATGATCGGCGACTTTGGTCTGTTCTTCACCCTGACGCTGTTGTTCATCCGCTTCCTGCCGATGATCGCCATGGCGGAAATTAAGGGTGTGTTGACGATCGCCAACCCGCACCACGGGCATGCCGATCATGGCACGAATGGCCACGGCACGAATGGTCACGGTACGAATGGCCATGGCACGAATGGTCACGGGACCAACGGCCACGGCACGAATGGTCATGGCAGCAACGGGCACAGCGACCATACCAAGGAAGCCCTGGATGCACCGGTTCCGAGTTTCGGTATCGGGGAGAAGAATCACGCGATCATGGCGGAATTCGATTCTCCGGCGGGCATTCTGAAGGCGACCAAGGCGGTCTACGCGGCAGGCTATCGAGACATCGATGCCTTCACCCCGTACCCGGTTCACGGCATGATCCCGGCGATTGGCAAGACTCGCTCGCGCATTTCGCTGTTCACGCTGACCGGCGGTCTGACGGGCTTGTTCACGGCTCTCACCATGCAATACTTCCTGAGCGCGTATTACTACCCGATCATGGTTGACGGGAAGGAATACACGAGCTGGGAAGCGTTTGTGCCCATCTGCTTTGAATTGACCGTGCTGTTTGCGGCAATCTGCACCGTGTTGGGTCTGTTCTTCCTGTGCGATCTGCCTCGGCTGTTTTCGCCCAAGGATGAACACCCCGGATTTGCTCGGGTCACCGACGATGGCTTCTATCTGACGATTGATGCCACCGATCCGAAGTTTGACCCGGTCGAAACGCCACGCTTGTTGCGTGAACTGGGTGGTCACCAGGTTGCGATCGTGAAGGAGTGA
- a CDS encoding c-type cytochrome gives MWKLFVGIFGAAALVVGVLGFRGQLSSAPPRVVFWDMKFQPKYTAQAQSRFFGDGRTMRTPVEGTVAFGGTDYFGDAGSPVDNSFFVRAEDDYHRGTNGPAKEEMVNGAKVVTNWVQNIPQKAVDAAGGYDKLIARGQEAYSINCAVCHGATGYGNGITTLYGMAGVANYHQDKYRTMADGEIYNTITNGKQSMSSYGHQIKVQDRWAIVAYLRVLQYSQLTKEQRSELGGQ, from the coding sequence ATGTGGAAATTGTTTGTGGGAATCTTTGGAGCCGCAGCGCTGGTGGTGGGGGTTCTTGGCTTCCGTGGCCAACTCTCCAGCGCTCCTCCGCGAGTCGTGTTCTGGGACATGAAGTTTCAGCCCAAGTACACGGCCCAAGCACAAAGCCGCTTCTTCGGGGATGGCCGCACCATGCGGACGCCCGTGGAAGGGACCGTGGCATTCGGCGGGACCGATTACTTCGGCGATGCTGGCTCTCCGGTGGATAACAGCTTCTTTGTTCGGGCCGAAGATGACTACCATCGTGGGACCAACGGCCCCGCGAAGGAAGAAATGGTAAACGGTGCGAAAGTGGTCACCAACTGGGTGCAAAACATCCCGCAGAAGGCCGTCGATGCGGCCGGCGGATACGACAAACTGATCGCCCGCGGTCAGGAAGCGTATTCGATCAACTGTGCGGTGTGCCACGGCGCGACGGGATACGGCAACGGCATCACCACGCTGTACGGCATGGCCGGTGTCGCCAACTATCACCAAGACAAGTATCGCACAATGGCCGATGGCGAGATCTATAACACGATCACCAACGGCAAGCAGAGCATGTCGTCATACGGGCACCAGATCAAGGTCCAAGATCGCTGGGCGATCGTGGCCTACTTGCGGGTGCTGCAGTATAGCCAGCTCACGAAGGAACAGCGTTCGGAACTGGGGGGCCAATGA
- a CDS encoding quinol:cytochrome C oxidoreductase, whose translation MSSATVTIPEGLPDEVRLNPAKSLKALQGLIGFTLAAGVALAIGYTVDATPSKSQFWFSYLVGFTLALDVALGALFWNQMHHVTDAGWSVGIRRTYENMTRTIPVLAILFLPLAYNVVIAGNDAPWRWVPNDEINQADHLWKHKSGYLNPGFFVFRFAAYFAVWIGLSVLQRKLSTTQDATGAVKLSRTMRGWAFTGTLLLGVTATFAAFDLIMSLNFHWFSTIFGVYFWAGGMRGSLATLVLIMLTLRACGYLRHTVTMEHLHDCGKLLFGLTVFWTYIAFSQYFLIWYGNIPEETVWYLRRREGLWFTLSVLLPICYFVIPFFVLLPQKHKRTPQILGFAAAWILFFHLYDLYWQIMPEKLADPTRYGTAVLGDKVVEGLGRELERGPDVGVHWLDITSVLFFFGTLLSCTLYGMRQTPLIPIRDPRLPESLHFENELT comes from the coding sequence ATGAGCAGCGCAACTGTGACCATTCCCGAGGGACTGCCGGACGAAGTTCGGCTGAACCCCGCGAAAAGCCTCAAAGCCCTCCAAGGCTTGATCGGCTTCACCCTGGCCGCTGGCGTGGCATTGGCAATCGGCTACACCGTGGATGCCACCCCCAGCAAGAGCCAGTTCTGGTTCTCGTATCTGGTCGGCTTCACCCTGGCGCTGGATGTGGCCCTGGGCGCGTTGTTCTGGAACCAGATGCACCATGTCACCGACGCTGGTTGGTCGGTTGGCATTCGGCGGACGTATGAGAATATGACCCGCACCATTCCGGTGCTGGCCATTCTCTTCCTGCCGCTGGCCTACAACGTCGTCATCGCCGGGAACGATGCTCCCTGGCGATGGGTTCCGAATGACGAAATCAACCAAGCCGACCACTTGTGGAAGCACAAGTCTGGCTACCTCAATCCGGGCTTCTTTGTGTTCCGGTTTGCAGCTTACTTCGCGGTCTGGATCGGTCTGTCGGTCCTGCAACGCAAGCTGTCCACCACGCAAGATGCCACCGGCGCGGTGAAGCTCTCCCGCACCATGCGAGGCTGGGCCTTCACCGGGACGCTGCTGTTGGGTGTGACCGCCACGTTCGCCGCCTTCGACCTGATTATGTCGCTGAACTTCCACTGGTTCTCGACGATTTTCGGGGTCTACTTCTGGGCCGGCGGGATGCGTGGATCGTTGGCCACGCTGGTGCTGATCATGCTGACGTTGCGTGCTTGCGGCTATCTGCGACACACCGTCACCATGGAACACCTCCATGATTGCGGCAAGCTGTTGTTCGGTCTGACCGTGTTCTGGACGTACATCGCGTTCAGCCAGTACTTCCTGATTTGGTATGGCAACATCCCCGAAGAAACCGTCTGGTATCTTCGCCGTCGGGAAGGGCTGTGGTTCACGCTGTCGGTGCTGCTGCCGATTTGCTACTTCGTGATTCCGTTCTTTGTGCTGTTGCCGCAAAAGCATAAGCGGACGCCACAGATTCTCGGATTCGCGGCGGCCTGGATTCTGTTCTTCCACCTGTACGACCTCTACTGGCAAATCATGCCGGAGAAGTTGGCCGATCCCACCCGCTACGGCACCGCCGTGTTGGGTGACAAGGTGGTGGAAGGATTGGGCCGTGAATTGGAGCGAGGCCCGGACGTGGGCGTTCACTGGCTGGACATCACCTCGGTGTTGTTCTTCTTCGGAACGCTGCTGAGCTGCACGCTGTATGGCATGCGACAAACGCCGTTGATCCCGATTCGGGATCCGCGTCTGCCGGAGTCGCTGCACTTTGAAAACGAGTTGACCTGA
- the ccoS gene encoding cbb3-type cytochrome oxidase assembly protein CcoS, giving the protein MSYDTIVMITLLGSGVFFGGAAIWALAWAVRVGEFENFHRGANSIFDADEPVGQPTDDTLPR; this is encoded by the coding sequence ATGAGCTACGATACAATCGTCATGATCACCCTGTTGGGGTCAGGCGTATTCTTCGGCGGTGCCGCGATCTGGGCATTGGCTTGGGCGGTACGCGTGGGAGAATTCGAGAACTTCCACCGCGGGGCGAATTCCATCTTTGATGCAGATGAGCCAGTCGGTCAACCGACTGATGACACGCTCCCCCGATAA
- a CDS encoding cbb3-type cytochrome c oxidase subunit I: MAAATTDLPFSNGTVPEDTAAQRRAFAMERARLDASTRGPVLTFFSFAVFWLVLGSIFGLITSLKFHTYWILGDSPWLTAGRLRPAHLNSVAYGWGSNAGIGAILWLVSRLTRAEMVLPKVLYLSAGLWNLGVLIGTVGILAGYSTSVEWLEYPKLASPFLVSGLLLVSLWSIATFQNRREKHVYVTLWYCFGAVFWMPWLYTVASFLIIWMPATGVVQATTNWWFAHNVLGLWLTPIGLGAAYYLIPKVIGRPIYSYYLSIVGFWALALFYSWAGMHHLVGGPLPAWMVSASVVGSMMMFIPVMAVALNHHMTMIGNFQHLRYSPTLRFVVFGAMAYTVTSFQGSVEALRSFSEIAHFTHYTVGHAHLGAYGFYSMIMFGTMYYAVPRLTGWEWGSPTLIRIHFWTTAIGITIYFTGLTIGGWYQGLAMNLDSNIPFMRTVLNTVPYLWSRSLGGSLMTIGHIVFAVLFVMNICRLGSRRQGPTYFRERETAQPATASI; this comes from the coding sequence ATGGCTGCGGCGACAACTGATCTACCTTTCTCCAACGGCACCGTTCCCGAAGACACCGCTGCCCAGCGCCGCGCCTTCGCAATGGAACGCGCCCGCCTGGATGCTTCCACGCGCGGCCCGGTGCTGACGTTCTTCTCCTTTGCGGTATTTTGGCTGGTGTTGGGCTCGATTTTCGGGCTCATTACCTCGCTGAAATTCCACACCTACTGGATTCTTGGCGATAGTCCCTGGCTGACGGCCGGTCGATTGCGTCCGGCTCACTTGAACTCGGTGGCGTACGGTTGGGGAAGCAACGCGGGGATTGGTGCCATCCTCTGGCTGGTCTCGCGACTCACACGCGCCGAAATGGTCCTGCCGAAAGTGCTGTATTTGTCCGCTGGATTGTGGAACCTGGGTGTCCTCATCGGCACCGTTGGCATTCTGGCTGGATATAGCACCAGCGTGGAATGGCTGGAATATCCCAAGCTCGCCTCGCCGTTTTTGGTTTCCGGGCTGCTGCTCGTCTCGCTTTGGTCGATTGCGACCTTCCAAAACCGCCGCGAAAAGCATGTGTATGTGACCCTGTGGTACTGCTTCGGGGCCGTGTTCTGGATGCCGTGGTTGTACACCGTGGCCAGCTTCCTCATCATTTGGATGCCCGCCACCGGCGTCGTGCAAGCCACCACCAACTGGTGGTTCGCTCATAACGTGCTGGGGCTGTGGTTGACCCCCATCGGACTCGGGGCTGCGTACTATCTGATTCCGAAGGTCATTGGCCGTCCGATCTACAGCTATTACCTGAGTATCGTTGGCTTCTGGGCATTAGCGCTATTCTACAGTTGGGCCGGCATGCACCACTTGGTCGGCGGACCGTTGCCCGCGTGGATGGTCTCCGCGTCGGTCGTCGGGAGCATGATGATGTTCATCCCCGTCATGGCCGTGGCACTCAACCACCATATGACCATGATTGGCAACTTCCAGCATTTGCGCTACAGCCCGACGCTGCGATTCGTGGTGTTCGGTGCCATGGCCTATACCGTGACGAGCTTCCAAGGCTCGGTCGAAGCGTTGCGGAGCTTCAGCGAAATCGCCCACTTCACCCATTACACCGTGGGCCATGCTCACTTGGGTGCCTACGGCTTCTACTCGATGATCATGTTCGGAACGATGTACTATGCCGTTCCGCGCTTGACCGGCTGGGAATGGGGTTCGCCGACGTTGATTCGGATTCACTTCTGGACAACCGCGATTGGCATCACCATTTACTTCACCGGCCTGACCATCGGTGGTTGGTATCAAGGGTTGGCCATGAATTTGGATTCCAACATTCCGTTCATGCGAACCGTGTTGAACACCGTGCCGTACCTGTGGAGCCGATCCCTGGGCGGCAGCTTGATGACGATTGGGCACATTGTCTTCGCCGTGCTGTTTGTCATGAATATCTGTCGGCTGGGATCGCGCCGACAAGGTCCGACGTATTTCCGGGAACGCGAAACGGCCCAACCCGCAACGGCGTCCATCTAA
- a CDS encoding cbb3-type cytochrome c oxidase subunit II, which produces MDRGFVLFIGCTFTFTAAWLGLVVAPIYQMNNLAPQVDENTNTNYPTPLGGLAARGVEVYKANGCIYCHSQQVRPRGFGVDIERGWGERRTVARDYLYDRPLMLGTMRTGPDLANISVRQPSQDWHHKHLYNPRMMVPGSIMPSFAFLYEKRAIKGEPSINAIQGLTREWSMTPGHRYEPSRAERKQILDSLQPGSNLDVDSPEAQALVQQWLQSPEPGYEIVPTGEGEALVAYLLSLNKQAVDLPEARE; this is translated from the coding sequence ATGGATCGCGGATTTGTGTTATTCATCGGCTGTACCTTCACCTTCACCGCCGCGTGGCTGGGGTTGGTGGTGGCTCCGATCTATCAGATGAACAACCTCGCGCCTCAGGTGGATGAAAACACCAACACCAACTACCCGACTCCGTTGGGTGGATTGGCGGCCCGTGGCGTGGAAGTGTATAAGGCGAACGGCTGCATTTATTGCCATTCGCAACAAGTGCGTCCTCGTGGTTTCGGTGTGGATATCGAACGCGGTTGGGGCGAACGTCGAACGGTGGCGCGGGATTATTTGTATGACCGCCCGCTGATGCTGGGGACGATGCGAACTGGGCCGGATCTGGCGAATATCAGCGTTCGTCAACCTTCGCAAGACTGGCACCACAAGCACCTGTACAACCCTCGCATGATGGTGCCTGGATCGATCATGCCGTCGTTTGCGTTCTTGTACGAAAAGCGCGCCATCAAGGGGGAGCCGTCGATCAACGCCATCCAAGGCTTGACGCGGGAATGGTCGATGACCCCGGGCCATCGCTACGAACCGAGCCGCGCTGAACGCAAGCAGATTCTGGATTCGCTGCAACCTGGCTCGAATCTGGATGTCGATAGCCCCGAGGCGCAAGCCTTGGTGCAACAATGGTTGCAATCGCCGGAACCCGGCTATGAAATCGTCCCGACTGGCGAAGGCGAGGCACTCGTGGCCTATCTGCTCAGCCTGAACAAGCAAGCTGTTGATCTGCCGGAGGCCCGTGAATGA
- a CDS encoding c-type cytochrome, which translates to MSTVVNTPMPDANEANDVVKLHGCIQRELAEPHDGFEPVPFWMMITFGLLLFWGGMYMSAFDGEYRQDLYDTPHTQIASKPKLEEIPTTPDALKNAGARIYTNNCASCHQANGLGQPGQYPPLAESEWVAGVTSSPDRLARILLHGLNGPLNVNGKIYNNQMPAWGAQLKDHQIAAVLTFIRQEWGNKALLEATHKGQDFAILPKFITQIRGETAGRSLSWTEAELKAIPLKDANGNPIPASGSAAPAAPPAAMNKQ; encoded by the coding sequence ATGAGCACTGTCGTCAACACGCCCATGCCGGACGCGAACGAAGCGAACGACGTCGTCAAACTGCATGGCTGCATTCAACGCGAATTGGCCGAACCGCACGACGGATTTGAGCCGGTTCCGTTCTGGATGATGATTACCTTCGGTCTGCTGCTGTTCTGGGGCGGCATGTATATGTCCGCCTTCGATGGGGAGTATCGCCAAGATTTGTACGATACTCCGCACACGCAGATTGCATCGAAGCCGAAGTTGGAAGAAATTCCGACCACGCCCGATGCACTCAAGAACGCCGGTGCCCGAATTTACACCAACAACTGCGCGAGCTGCCACCAAGCAAACGGACTTGGCCAACCGGGACAATATCCGCCATTGGCGGAGTCGGAATGGGTGGCTGGGGTGACCTCCTCGCCGGATCGCTTGGCGCGAATTCTGCTGCATGGCCTGAATGGGCCGCTGAACGTCAACGGCAAGATCTACAATAATCAGATGCCGGCTTGGGGCGCTCAATTGAAGGATCACCAGATTGCCGCCGTCTTGACGTTCATTCGTCAAGAATGGGGGAATAAGGCGCTCCTGGAAGCGACGCACAAGGGCCAAGATTTTGCGATTCTGCCGAAGTTCATCACGCAAATTCGCGGTGAAACGGCGGGCCGGTCCTTGTCGTGGACCGAAGCCGAACTGAAGGCGATTCCGCTGAAGGATGCCAATGGCAATCCGATTCCGGCTTCCGGATCGGCAGCCCCAGCGGCTCCTCCTGCCGCGATGAACAAGCAGTAA
- a CDS encoding heavy metal translocating P-type ATPase: MSQRTCDYCRAPIHGSGVLGRPWPNRSAATYCCFGCLSLGEQSQLQAQTDPPRAQSVRVDGTTVRLGIGILVSGQSMIFGLGVNLNPPEPIVLSVVHAIIFMATMVVLGLLGGPLVRTAVTELRRGQITIEALFLLTLAGALIGSMQSWLTGKGPIYFEVVSVLLVVYTLGRMIGARSRAAAIASTEVWTSALRTCRVLDDQQRTRLVDISEIIPGDRIEVRPGEAIPVDGTVSMGVGFVSEAAVSGEPFAVVRRPGDRVLAGMHSHDASFQITASSRGQTRQIDRLIEAVTAAREQPISLQSQADRLGQVFLPLIVAVAVSTFAVWTYLRGWETGLFNAMSVLLVACPCALGLATPIIVWSTLTRLAERGMIVRAGDTIERLAKVNRILFDKTGTLTSDQFLMRDLVTIATGPERAALLGWLSLVQEQSNHPIAKPFASLPKPDAAESPRVTQLTVVPGCGVEGRIEFPDGRSHRIQIGRPEWITQGGTHHAETLLAQLRAVSGHRVDCAVDGELVAVAMLDEQLRTSSQETLAALHRMGIPVEVLTGDTTARAEALQLPAVKGNLLPEEKRQIVAERRAAGEAVLMIGDGINDSSALAAAEVGLALASGTDLANSAAAATLYHDDLRVIPWTIALAREAVATVRRNLLRAAMYNLIGITLAATGCLHPIAAALLMLVSSLWIVYSSTQVGVRPLDCGCEPEPASPATDDRPTDPATESNRPTTADSVTNVGERPTVGNPRWIACGHGLAIAAQGLLAAAMLDASMPLAMGLMLAFAVVGGVLARVWLRWPNIPHAVDMSIGMLSLGNLGMVVGWWADLGWRPMEQGSCSCCVDLMREGLFHAPWMWLGMLICGNLAMIFMMRRPHTDVCDHLPAMYSGGNLGMLLGMWGGGWLAQQVVLESVPVAAGLSFLGMSIGMIVGMLVLTEVTRQLIGGIRALPGMVRWMRLR; encoded by the coding sequence ATGTCCCAGCGGACCTGCGACTATTGCCGCGCTCCCATCCACGGCTCGGGTGTTCTCGGACGGCCTTGGCCCAATCGATCCGCCGCAACCTATTGCTGTTTCGGCTGTCTCAGCCTGGGTGAGCAATCCCAATTGCAGGCACAGACCGACCCGCCGCGAGCGCAATCGGTTCGGGTCGATGGTACCACCGTCCGATTGGGGATTGGAATTCTGGTCAGTGGCCAATCGATGATTTTTGGCCTGGGCGTGAATCTGAATCCGCCGGAACCGATCGTTCTCTCCGTTGTTCATGCGATTATTTTCATGGCAACCATGGTGGTTCTCGGCCTGTTGGGTGGGCCGTTGGTGCGAACCGCCGTCACCGAGTTGCGCCGTGGGCAGATCACCATCGAGGCGCTGTTTCTGCTGACACTCGCTGGGGCGCTCATCGGCTCGATGCAATCGTGGTTGACCGGCAAGGGGCCGATCTATTTTGAAGTCGTCTCCGTGCTTCTGGTGGTGTACACGCTTGGCCGAATGATTGGGGCGCGAAGTCGGGCGGCGGCGATTGCCTCCACGGAAGTCTGGACCAGCGCGCTGCGAACTTGCCGCGTGCTCGACGACCAACAACGCACACGATTGGTGGATATTTCCGAGATTATTCCCGGCGATCGCATCGAAGTCCGTCCCGGCGAGGCGATTCCGGTGGATGGTACGGTCTCGATGGGCGTCGGGTTTGTATCCGAGGCGGCCGTCAGTGGCGAACCGTTCGCCGTGGTGCGGCGACCCGGAGATCGAGTGCTCGCCGGGATGCATAGCCATGACGCCAGCTTTCAGATTACCGCGTCGAGTCGTGGGCAAACTCGGCAGATTGATCGACTGATCGAAGCCGTCACTGCAGCACGCGAACAACCGATTTCGCTGCAAAGTCAGGCCGATCGGTTGGGCCAAGTCTTTCTGCCGCTGATTGTTGCGGTCGCCGTCAGCACGTTCGCCGTTTGGACGTATCTGCGCGGCTGGGAAACGGGCCTGTTCAATGCCATGTCGGTACTGCTGGTGGCCTGTCCGTGCGCACTGGGGTTGGCCACGCCGATTATTGTTTGGTCCACGCTGACCCGGCTGGCCGAGCGCGGAATGATCGTCCGAGCCGGCGACACCATCGAACGCCTGGCCAAAGTCAATCGCATTCTGTTCGATAAAACCGGCACACTGACCTCCGATCAATTTCTGATGCGCGATTTGGTCACGATCGCCACCGGCCCCGAACGGGCAGCGCTATTGGGCTGGCTGTCGCTGGTGCAGGAACAGAGCAATCACCCGATTGCGAAGCCGTTTGCGAGTTTGCCCAAGCCCGATGCCGCCGAATCGCCGCGAGTGACGCAATTGACAGTGGTTCCGGGGTGTGGGGTGGAGGGACGAATCGAGTTTCCCGATGGGCGTTCGCATCGCATTCAGATCGGTCGGCCCGAATGGATTACCCAAGGTGGAACGCATCACGCCGAGACGCTGCTGGCGCAACTCCGTGCCGTATCGGGACATCGGGTCGATTGTGCGGTCGATGGCGAATTGGTGGCGGTGGCGATGCTCGACGAGCAGTTGCGGACCTCCAGTCAAGAGACACTGGCAGCCTTGCACCGGATGGGCATTCCGGTCGAGGTGCTAACCGGCGACACGACCGCTCGTGCGGAGGCGTTGCAATTACCGGCGGTGAAGGGAAATTTGCTGCCCGAAGAAAAGCGGCAAATTGTTGCCGAGCGACGGGCGGCGGGCGAAGCGGTGCTGATGATCGGCGATGGCATCAACGATAGTTCCGCGCTGGCGGCGGCGGAGGTCGGGCTGGCGTTGGCGTCGGGGACCGATTTGGCGAACTCGGCGGCAGCGGCGACGTTGTATCACGACGATCTTCGCGTCATCCCCTGGACAATCGCCCTGGCGCGGGAAGCCGTGGCGACCGTGCGGCGGAATCTGCTGCGTGCCGCCATGTACAATCTCATCGGCATCACCTTGGCCGCAACTGGCTGCCTGCACCCCATCGCCGCCGCGCTGTTGATGCTCGTTTCCAGTCTGTGGATTGTCTATTCCTCGACTCAAGTGGGTGTGCGACCGCTCGATTGTGGCTGCGAACCCGAGCCGGCCTCACCTGCAACCGATGACCGTCCAACTGACCCGGCAACGGAGTCCAATCGACCCACCACTGCGGATTCGGTGACGAACGTCGGTGAGCGTCCCACGGTCGGGAATCCGCGGTGGATTGCCTGCGGGCATGGGCTGGCGATCGCTGCTCAAGGATTGCTCGCGGCGGCGATGTTGGATGCGTCGATGCCGCTGGCGATGGGGCTGATGCTGGCGTTTGCGGTGGTCGGCGGCGTGCTGGCGCGCGTGTGGCTGCGCTGGCCGAACATTCCGCACGCGGTAGATATGTCGATTGGCATGCTGAGTCTGGGGAATCTCGGGATGGTCGTCGGCTGGTGGGCGGATCTCGGCTGGCGGCCGATGGAGCAGGGGAGTTGTTCTTGCTGTGTCGATCTGATGCGTGAAGGGCTGTTCCATGCGCCATGGATGTGGTTGGGCATGCTCATTTGTGGCAATCTGGCGATGATTTTCATGATGCGCCGCCCGCATACCGATGTCTGCGATCATCTCCCAGCGATGTATTCTGGCGGCAATCTGGGCATGCTGTTGGGGATGTGGGGCGGTGGCTGGTTGGCGCAACAAGTGGTGCTGGAATCGGTGCCAGTTGCTGCCGGGCTGAGTTTCTTGGGAATGTCGATTGGGATGATCGTGGGAATGTTGGTGTTGACCGAGGTGACCCGGCAACTCATCGGTGGAATCCGAGCGTTGCCGGGCATGGTGCGATGGATGCGATTGCGGTAA